A genomic segment from Amphiura filiformis chromosome 10, Afil_fr2py, whole genome shotgun sequence encodes:
- the LOC140163321 gene encoding homologous recombination OB-fold protein-like encodes MKTELGSSAHSILSLYNIAIVLRKASLKQLPRKQVPNLCVMIRQITQTGFDACVMLKDPSGEMQGTLHRKIVEDYQADLKPGSVMVLRKVGVLSPTIRNHYLNITHSNLVQVYPPESASRSCSQTSPKSSGTHSRIRSPDSTDLEQSDFAITKGSNSSDLQHNSDHRNNHKSPPVSINDTGNKPGHPHAKVLLIEGVNTPKEVRDHLQTIGK; translated from the exons ATGAAGACTGAATTAGGAAGTAGCGCACATTCGATTTTATCTTTGTATAACATTGCTATTGTTTTGAGAAAG GCCAGTCTTAAGCAGCTGCCCAGAAAACAGGTGCCAAACCTGTGTGTGATGATTCGTCAGATCACTCAGACTGGGTTTGATGCTTGCGTGATGCTTAAAGATCCATCCGGCGAAATGCAAGGCACTTTGCATCGCAAGATAGTTGAAGACTACCAAGCCGATCTCAAGCCAGGCAGTGTCATGGTTCTTAGAAAG GTTGGTGTATTGAGTCCGACCATACGCAATCACTATCTCAACATAACACACAGCAACCTGGTCCAAGTTTACCCGCCTGAGTCGGCTAGCAGGTCTTGCAGTCAAACATCACCAAAATCATCAGGGACACACTCACGTATCAG GTCTCCAGACAGCACTGACCTTGAACAAAGTGACTTTGCAATTACCAAAGGCAGTAACAGTAGTGATCTACAGCACAATTCTGATCACCGTAATAATCACAAGAGTCCACCTGTCAGTATTAATGATACGGGTAACAAACCTGGTCATCCTCATGCTAAAGTTCTCTTGATAGAGGGCGTTAACACCCCGAAAGAAGTCAGAGATCATCTGCAAACAATCGGCAAGTAA